Genomic window (Cucumis sativus cultivar 9930 chromosome 2, Cucumber_9930_V3, whole genome shotgun sequence):
GCTATAAATTTGATCTTGTAATGAACTACCTGAATATCTTTTTTCAGGTATATGTGCACAGCAAATTGATGATAATTGATGATTGTATTACCTTTATTGGTTCCTCcaatatcaatgatagaagtttacTTGGATCCAGAGATTCTGAGGTATTGCTCTAAAGCTATTTTAGAGTCTGCTAGTTGTCTACTTTCATGTCACATAAAAACATTTGTAATACTTGGCTTGgtttagttttcaaatctTAGATTGCTTTATAAATTGGTAAGAAGTAGAtaccaaaatatgaaaaatacctatatttgttcaaaaattgcaaaattatcTTGTctttcataaacatttcatAATTGTCGCTAGAGTTGAAAAGTCGTTAGATTGTTGGATGAAAGGGCAACATGTCTAAATCTTGTTCTCTTAGACGTAGTCCAAAACAGCATTCCACGTCAATTTTTGTCCAACGCTTTAAAGGATTTCTACTTAAATGGCagttttgaaactatatttaaagTCAAGGACAATATTGCAACTTTTAAAAGACTAGTGATACACATTTTAGCAAAATTCAGAGGCACTCGTATTTTTGCCTAGCTTGTATATATGTACTTCTACCTATCCGTCTATCACTGTATTCCTTCTGCAGATCGGAGTAATTATCGAGGATAAAGAGTTTGTTGATTCATCTATGAATGGAAAACCTTGGAAAGCTGGAAAGTTCGCTCATAGTCTACGATGTTCCTTGTGGTGTGAGCACCTCGGTCTTCATCTCAGAGAGGTTCGTGTACTTACACATACTAGGAgttgaaatatttttggttttccaTAATTCATCAATCTTCCATGACATCATTGCATGAAAGAAGACCATACAATTTCAACATATCTTATATGCCTTAACTACTTCAGGTCTGTCAGATCCTTGATCCTATTGTAGAAGCAACGTACAAACATTTATGGTTAGCTACGGCAAAGGTGAGAATAACGAGTTTTGTAGTGTAGATATAATCTAACCATTAACCTTTTCATTAGTAAGCAAGCTATTTAGGGCAAGATTGGTAGCATTTCCCTCgttttttatatagtaaaatagaaCTACATTTGGTAaccatttcttgtttttcttaaatgtatatggtaatcaatttttgtttttttgtactCTTAAATCTATAAGCTACAAAcgtaaaattatatatgaaaattagtttttagaattaaatgtctaattttgttaaatttgttacatatttctttataagccttaataaaataaaacttttatttacgTTCTAGAAAATGGGCAAGAATAAGAATCTTGATTTcgttgttttcaaaatttctgcACAATTTAAAAATCCTTTTCTAGAAAAACGAgacacaaaaaacaaaatacttacTAAATTCTCAATCCTTAATACTACGACTTCTGCTCTTACTAATTCTGATAAAGTGCTATGAATTCAAAACAGGAAAACACAACAATATATGAAGAAGTCTTTTCTTGTATCCCCAATGACAACATAAACTCAAGGTAACCAAACAACTTCCAATTGTTATCGTCTTTAACATTCTTCATCAaagctcttttttttcttttccctttattCATATTGTACTCTACCGAATTCAGATCGTCTTTACGCCAAAGTTTGGCCGATTTGAAGGTGAAACTTGATCATAACACACTAGATTTAGGAATAGCTGCTGAGAAGATAGAAAGCCATGAAAATGGGGAAGTAAAAATGATAGATCCAATGGAGAGATTGAAGTGTATTAGGGGACATCTagtttgttttcctttgaAGTTCCTGTGGCAAGAAGATCTCAGGCCAGGGTTCATTGAGAGTGAGTTTTATGCTGCCCCTCATGTTTTCCATTGATACATACCATTGGAGATGGAACCGCGAGTTCAACCATTCCATTTCTTAGCTAGACGATCGAACCATGGACCTTTGGGACAAGAAAATTACATTCTTTACTACAGCATTATACACCATTATGCATCCATTGTCAGTGTAAAAATAAGATCGTGAAACTTATTCATGCTTTCATAGAGGTCGTCCAAATCCTAGTCACATGGGTGTAAAGAGTATGtatataaacaattattttctctgaaaaagaaaagaaaggaaaattggGATTGAGTATGTAGATTGTATTTTGTAGTATATACGAAATTGGTTGGGATATGCAATGAAAATTCCTCCATTTtgtaaaaagataaaatgacAGACTTATTAAAAATTCtccattgataaaatttttgttCCATGTCAAATGTATAATCTGAAAAATAATGGTTGTATACTGTATCTAGTATTAGTTTCAAATTCGGGCAGTCTAACGACATTGTTCTAGTACAACCTTCCTTTATATGCCCAAATGCTTAAAATCCACACCGAGAATGTTACGTTGATACTAATGGTCACTTGTGGCGTCAGTCTGTCACACACCCTTGTGTACATGTACATGTGTGAACCAAtacaatttcaaacaaaaagaaaagaaagttgtaATAGCTAAAACTGAAATACTTTTAAATCACAtaacttcaaaaaaatatttataaatataacaaaatataataatttatttgtgatAAGTCGCAATAGACTAAGATTACatcattaataatttatagtCCATTAcaatctattattttataaatattttagtttattgtgttatatttaaaaataactcataaaaagaattaaaaatatttattattgttattatttaataataaaacgaataataataataataataataaaataggatctttatgaaatataagataatgaataaaaatatttacaaaatatttaaaaattcatattttatctaTGACATTATCGATAGACTGTATATATCTATCGTGATTGAGTgcataaaagtttatcaataacAATTGATGTctataatatgaatttttgttatattttataaataagatggtttgttatatttttaaattttgtaaatactatGGATTatgtgttttatatttttacattttattatattttgtaaattttggaACAGAACGAAGTATAGGAAAAGTTCGTAAGAAAAAAGTGTTTTGGAAGTCGATAGTTTGTCGTCTCGGTTGGGTTGATTTTTCAGTGGCGCCAATCGGGTAAATGCTCAACCTGCTCTCTCTCCTTTCTAATTCTTTCACTCcactttttttagtatttcaCTTCTACAATCATGGTGCTTCAAGAATCTGAATCCATTACCCATTATTATTGATCGTTTAAGATTTCCCTCGGTGGGATTtccttttcaacttttttcccCATTTCAATCCCTTGTTGAACTCATCATTGATCCTAGAATTTATGTATTCTCCCCCTTACAATCTTTATATAACCCCCAGTGTATTCATtgatcttttgaaattttcccTTTTAGTTCACATGGTAATTCCAACCATTTGTTTCCCTTGGTGGGAATTCATGAGGAATCCCTTTTCCTAATGGGAAGTTTACCGATTGAGTATATTAAGGTtttgagtttcaaattttacatgaAATgggtttagaattttgttaaaaaaggtAGTTCATTTTATGTTAGATGAGTTaggttggttttttctttttttgcttgGTCTTATGAGGATTTGACAATGGCAAATTTAAGTGGTGGGGGTTAGATTCAAAAGCATTGAGTTACTAAGAAACTGTGTAACATGGCAACATGTGACGTGTTATTGTAAAGAATAATGGTTGAACGATGAATTCTTAAATTTGGAGGACGAGTTTAATCGTTACTCTTATCATTTTATCTTCATTCTAAAGAAATTGTTGATTAGTTACTAAGATTTACATGTCTTTCATATGGGATTTGACTTGCAGTAGAGATTAGAGTGCTTTTTTGTGAGAAAGAGGATTGTACTGGATGGCTTTATCTGCAATAAAATCAGGGGCGTTGGTTTCACTGAAAGACTTGATGCATCCATCTTCTGAGTTCTTCAAGGATGGGGCTTCGCTTAGAGTTACTggaaagtaaaatttatctaaatgaaaaaacttcTTATGCTTTCTACGACTTTTCATACGGGCCAAAAAATTTGGGCTTAAACTTGTTTGGTGAATTGATTCTCTTTGGTAGATTTTGcttgaatttgtttttcataacTGTCTGTTTGAAATTTGGGCTGCCTTTATTTTCTTAGCATTGGATGTTCactattttcttaaaactaaAAGCCACCAGTAAACTATTTCACTGCAGCCTATTAAGTAGTTTGTTGCAGATTTGTATGTAgtttttatctaaatttatgATTCACTTTGGGTGGCATAATTATATCCttcacatttgtttttttagtagcAGTATTCAATGTAGAATTTTTTTGGATGTAGCAATCTTATCGTGATAGATTTCCTTGGCTATTGTGAGTGTTCATTGTCTTATATGCATCAAATAGAAACCAGATATTTAAAATCCGTAGCTAAGGCACGGACCTACCATTTAATTGAATCTTGAAAAACTTTGAAACATAATCTAATGGTGTCATCACATAATTCTCCTCTTACTTGATGTGACAGTCTTTATGTATGTGCAACTGTTCTCTTGATTTATTGCTATGACATAGATGACTGAAATACTTTTGAATCTATGAACTGTTTCCGTAACTCTTTTTGTgacaatgaaaataattaacatcTGTTCTTCAAGACAGATTAGTGGAGTATTCTGTAGAGACGGCCATTGCCATAATTGTGGATGGAAATGTTAACTTGAAGATCGACACACAGCATCTAATAGAGCTTAGCATTCGCATTGGTTccatatatcaatttattggTGAACTACTCGTCCAGTCAGATAATGAGGTGAAATACCATTTAATTAGGACcacctttttctttgtcaCACCGTTCACACACAAGAGCCTTAAATGATGCTTTATTTCCAGGCAATTTTGAAGGCACGTGTTGGCAGGAATGTTGATGGCATTGACCTCAACCTTTATCATCAGTCCTTGCAGTTGTTAAGACAATTTCAAGCTGATCACTTGAACAAGAGAACAAATTAGTTCACTTTTTGCCTTGGAATGAGTTTCTCATGTGTTTCACCGACAAAGGTAATCTAGGTAATTGTTATCTTTGAAATGTCAAAAGTATGAaccactttttcctttttcctattttacTTTCTGTTACGAAAATCTCAGTAGGTAAACTACTTATTTCACTAATATCATGTGTTGAATGAATGTTTTGCTGAAGCTTTTTGCATGTATAGAATTGTCCCATAAAATAGTACTTAAAATAGGATGGTTTAAAAGGTGGGGGAAAAAAACCATAATGACATTTACTAAGACCGCAATCACGTTTCTTAATAAATGATCTCCAACAATAACATCAAATACCCGACATCTCTCTAAAACCAGATACAAGCATGTTTCTTAAGCATGATATACCATGTCAATTCAAATTAGACAAAGCTaccaaaagaaataatcaCAAAACGAGCCACAGTGTACAAGCATGTTTCTTAAGCATGATATACCATGTCAATAAAGTGTGTTTCTTAACCACAATTTACAATACACAAGTATAAAATTGTGTCAAGTGTCGTCTAATACACGCTGCATGCTTTAAAACAAACACCACGAGCAAACAAAACTATCTTACTTCTGTCATTTATTATCAAATGACCCTATTCTTGTTATCAACACGGAGTGCATCAAAAGTCTTTTAAAAACTGGTAAGAGAGACCCAATTACCCTTCCTTTTCATGTCTAGAAATGTCACGCAGTCAAGAGTAGAGGGACATTATCTTTAGTATAAATGCTTTAATTTTTGGCTTATGAACAAGAATTCACATGTGACTAATCAaagaaaagggggaaaaaGGTATCAAAGAATCAAAGATACGCGTTGAACATTTTGAACATTGTTGATGAGTTGGCCAGTTGGTTGGTAGAAAAAGCCAACCCCACAGTGTGACTAATATGTATTATTAGAATGTGGTAGAGGGTAGGGTCCATCCATCTTTTCCAGTTTTGTGGAGTTCATTATGATACAATTTCACCCATATGCTTCTCTTTCAttaatatgtgtttggaggCTCGTAATGGAATGAGATCAGAATGTAGTGTAATCCAAAATCCATGTTCCAATTGGGTATTTAGGACCTGATTTTGCAATACCAAGTTCATTCTTTTTTCACAGTTTTCAACCCAACCTTTTTTCCCACCATTTCCATGCTTCACaatctcattttcattcattccATCACCATCTTAGATTCTCAGTAATCTTGCTTAAAATCCTGCCTTCCAAACAGCAGCCATGATGATTCAAATTAGGACCCTTGAAATCACCTTGTATTTGACTAAACAATAATCAGTGTAGGAAGAACAGTTGAGGTCACTAGctagaaaaaggaagaacagTTGAAGtgattgaaaatgatttatgtAGATGTAATGGGGAAGTTTTATGGTACACCattccattattatttatatttagtcCCATCATTAGTTGGATTAGATTTTTTTAGCTCATACATTGGTGGTAGcctctattttaatttggttgcTCTATGCAAATTATAAAGATTTGTTATCAACTTTTCTTATCAATCTAGTGAAGTTCTATCATTTTAGGTGATGGGTGACTAAtagatttgttattttatcataattttgttgcttttgaCTAATAGCAAAGGAAGAGTATATATGTAGTGGGAGGTTTAAGTTTTAAGTAAAAGATAAGTATGATAATCAAACTCTTAATCTTACAAGTCACATAATGATAGTTATTACAAATGAAATGTATGATTTAACCTTATAGGGATCTCTATATTTCTTCTAATTgtgtgttatatttttaagtatgATTTCAATGTAgtctctaatttttaaaatgttacccCAAAGTTTCTAAAATTCACAcgttttagttttattttttcattaaatactCACTTAATTGTAGTGTTATTACGTGAATTAATAGCCATTAAATGATTTAAAGTAAACATTGAGTGAAAGATAGCGGTTAAGagtgaaaatcttaaattttaaagatcaaaattaaaataaaatttaaattttaaaagtaaaattcaaacctttgaaaattagagactaagttgaaatttaatttcaaactgGTAGACAGAAATTGTAACACCTTAAGTCTAGGATTTAAATTCGACAACGGACAATATCCCGACATTCCCCTATGACCTAGCAACATAATCGTTCTTGTTGCTCGTAAAAGTCTATTAGAGGGTTATCTCCACAAACAAACATGAGTTCTTTTAGCATGTTTTATTTACACTCACACGTGCATATCCTTGTAAATTTTCACACTTAACTTTGGAAATCTTATAATTGAGtcactgaaaaagaaaagtgcacatttttttgtatatgtaGTAATTTTCAGTTCTTTTAAGCATCTTTTGACCTTACTTTTATGTTCTCATAATCTCTCACATTCATCAATTCATTCATATCTTCCTCCAAAACTTAGAATGTAGAACGTTACCGAaagtaaaacattttaaaatttagaattaaaatagaaactaCATTGTGCAATCTCTCTCAACTcttacaatataaaattatatatattaaaataaaattatcctATATTCCACTATTGTGTTTTGCTTCCTTTTCAAGGCTTTATTATAATATGGGAATTTAAGATTGTGACTTTGACCAAATTTCTTTAGAGAACTTTGTAGATTTCATCAAATAGCTTtcacatatgtatatatattttctttcaaatggaATTTTAGTTGGTGCCAAAAAGGCTATTGTTGAGATATTAGGGTTAGGccaataagaaaacaaaactaaccCACATGACCTCATACACCTTTGTTgaccaaaattttataattactaTGCAAGTTGTGTATTATCATTAGCTCTTTTGCTTTGTTCAATCcttacaaattaaaacttttccaattttgtcaaattttgtgtgcaataaacttaaaattctTCTAAGTAATTATGAGCCAACAAATATGAAGTAATTTATAAGTTCACTCCTTCCCCTATCCCCACTTGTAGAAAATACTTAGACTTTTATTGTGTGGTGATCTTAGgttttacttttccttttctaggAATATAAAGTCTTGATAATGATTTAAGAATTAGGTTTGTTAAACACTCTCATTATTGTCCTTTTCTAACCTTTTTTCCACTAATAAAtgctataatatatatatatatgattgaaGCAAGCTGTTAGGGAGGAAATTATGAATTTACCTAATATGAAGTTAtcatgttatatatatatatatatgaagttaAACTTAGGGttttcttaattcatttacaaGTATGACTTTAGAGATATGACTCCTACTTAATTAAGTAGACTCAACTAGGATCGATTGACCTCAACCTCAACTTTAGAGCCATAAGTCGAGGAGGGTCTTTTGGGCATTTGG
Coding sequences:
- the LOC101208970 gene encoding CST complex subunit TEN1 isoform X1, with the protein product MALSAIKSGALVSLKDLMHPSSEFFKDGASLRVTGKLVEYSVETAIAIIVDGNVNLKIDTQHLIELSIRIGSIYQFIGELLVQSDNEAILKARVGRNVDGIDLNLYHQSLQLLRQFQADHLNKRTN
- the LOC101208970 gene encoding CST complex subunit TEN1 isoform X2, with protein sequence MGLRLELLENRLVEYSVETAIAIIVDGNVNLKIDTQHLIELSIRIGSIYQFIGELLVQSDNEAILKARVGRNVDGIDLNLYHQSLQLLRQFQADHLNKRTN